Within the Rhodospirillaceae bacterium genome, the region TGTTCGGGCTGTTGTTCACACCGAGCGCGATGATCATTGCCCAGACCATTTTGATTGTCCCGATCATCGCCGCCCTGAGCCGTCAGATCGTCGAGGACCTGTGGAGCGAATATCGCGAGCAGCTACTGTCCCTTGGTGCGTCGCCACTGCGCTGCATGTTGACATTGATATGGGACGGCCGGTTTTCGCTTTTGACGGCGGTGCTGGCCGGTTTCGGTCGGGCCTCGGCGGAAGTCGGGGCGGTGATGATCGTCGGCGGCAACATCGATCATGTGACACGCGTGATGACAACGGCAATCGCCCTTGAAGTCTCCAAGGGGAACCTGGCGCTGGCGCTGGGATTGGGAATCATCCTGATTACCCTGTCGTTAGCCATCAATGCCGCCGCCTTCATGCTTAAAGAGACCAGTGTCAGGGGGCGGGCATGAACACAGAGACCATCCTGCCCCTGTCACTGGATCATTTATCTTTCCAGATTGATGGCAAGAAGCTGATCGATAACCTGAGCCACCGCTTTAACGCCGGCCCCAGAACCATCATCCTGGGCCCCAACGGGGCCGGCAAAAGCCTGCTTTTAAGATTGTGCCACGGTCTTCTTGAACCGACAGCGGGCAGCGTTGACTGGCACGGCGACCCGGCCCGCAAGCAGGCGATGGTCTTCCAGCGACCGGTGATGCTGCGCCGTACGGTCGCGGCCAATGTGGATTACGCCCTGTCGCTAAAAGGGATTGACCGGCGGACCTGCGCGGAGCGCACCAGCAAAGTCCTTGAGCGCACCGGCCTCGCCCACCTGGCCCACACCCCGGCCCGGGTGCTGTCGTTTGGCGAGCAGCAGAAACTTGCCCTGGCCCGGGCCTGGGCGCTGAAACCGCATGTGCTGTTTCTCGACGAGCCAACGGCCAGTCTCGACCCGGCGGCGACCCACGCCATCGAAGATGTCATCGACGCCATCCATAACAGCGGCACCCGCATCATCATGACCACCCACGATCTGGCCCAGGCCAAACGCCTTGCCGACGACGTGCTGTTTATTCACCGTGGAGAATTACTTGAAAGCGCCACCGCCGACAGCTTCTTCTCCCGCCCTGTAAGCCCGCAGGCCAGAGCCTTCCTTGAAGGCCAGCTGTTGTGGCAGGACGCCCCTGAAACTTGAAAATGAGAGCCCCCATGATCCGCATCCTTCTGCTCGCCCTGACACTTTTTATCCCACAGGCCAGCGCTGCCGAAGAAAATTTCATCACCCTCGCCTCGACCACCTCGACCCGAGACTCCGGCCTGTTTGAGACGATCCTGCCGTTGTTCAGTAAAAGCAGCGGCATCACCGTGCGCGTCGTCGCCGTCGGCACCGGTCAGGCCATCAAACTGGCCCAAAACGGCGACGCCGATGTGCTGCTCGTCCATCACCGCAAGTCCGAAGAAGCGTTTGTTGAAGAAGGCTTCGGGGTTAAACGTTACGACGTTATGTATAATGACTTTGTCATCGTCGGCCCGACCCGCGACCCGGCGGCCACCAGCCAGACACAGGACGTGGTCAGCGCCCTGTCAAAAATCGCCGCCGCCAAAATCCCCTTCCTGTCACGCGGTGATGACAGCGGCACCAACAAGAAGGAACGCGCCTTGTGGAAGGCAGCCAACATCGATACGGGCAAGGCTTCGGGTTCCTGGTACCGGGAAACCGGTTCGGGAATGGGTGCCACCCTGAACACGGCGGCAGCCATGAACGGCTACACCATGACCGACAGGGGAACCTGGCTGGCCTTCAGGAACAGGGGCGATCTGAAAATCCTTGTTGAGGGCGACAAACGGCTGCTCAACCCGTACGCGGTCATGCTGGTCAACCCCGAACGCCATCCTCACGTGAAGGCCGCGGCCGGGCAAACATTCATCGACTGGCTGGTCTCGCCGGCAGGTCAGGCGGCGATTGCAGACTTTAAAATAAACGGCGAGCCGTTGTTCAAGGCCAACGCCCAGTAGCGATTGCGGGCAGCTGTTTTCTTCCTCCAAAAAAGCCGATACCAGCGGTTGGGGATCACAGGAACGTCTGCTTTAAGGAGGTAAAGCGGACGTTATTTTGGGACGCTGTTTACTTCCGTTTCTGACCCAAAACGGACATTGAGTGCGTTATTCGACCAACAATAGGGTTAAACTATATGCCTAGGCCCACTGCAGGTGTAAAGAGATGCCCAAATCAGATTCACAGGGTACAGATAGGCAGAGAAGAGCAACACTCTCGGCCTTCAATCTTACCAAGGAATATCACACAGGCGAGGTCGTTATTCACGCACTGCAGGGGGTCGATCTGGAGTTGCATGAAAGCGAATTGGTCGTGCTGCTGGGACCTTCAGGCAGCGGTAAGTCGACCCTGCTTAACATTCTGGGCGGCCTCGACAGTCCGACCTCCGGTCAGGTGTTCTTTCATAATAACGAATTGTCGACCCTTGGCAGCCAGGGCCTTACCACCTATCGCCGCGATCATGTCGGGTTCGTGTTTCAGTTCTATAACCTGATCCCCAGCCTGACCGCGCGCGAAAACGTCACCATCGTCACCGGCATCGCCCCCAACCCGCTACCGGCGGAAGAAGCCCTGGGCATGGTTGGGCTGGAGCAGCGCATGGACCATTTTCCGGCCCAGCTTTCCGGTGGCGAGCAGCAACGGGTGGCTATCGCCCGTGCCATCGCAAAACGCCCGGATATTCTTTTCTGTGACGAGCCCACCGGGGCGCTGGACAGCAAGACCGGCCTGCTGGTGCTTGAGGCCATTGAGCGCACCAACCGGACCTTGGGAACGACGACGGCGCTCATCACCCATAACGCCGTCATCGCCGATATGGCCGACAGGGTGATGACCTTCGGAGACGGTCGTATCATCGACGTGCGCAAAAACACCAACCGTCGCCCCGTCAAAGAGCTGAGCTGGTAAACCGCCATGACCCCGATTAACCGAAAAATTCTTCGCGATCTGTGGCGCATCAAGGGACAGGCGTTGGCCATTGCACTGGTTATCGGTTCCGGCGTCGCCACCTACATCATGAGCCTCGGCACCCTCTATTCGCTGGAAGAGACGCGCGATGCCTATTACGAACGCTATCGCTTCGCCCAGGTTTTTGCACCCCTGAAGCGCGCGCCGCAACGCCTCAAGGCCGACATCGCCGACATCGCCGGAGTCAAAACTGTCGAAACCCGCATCGTCAAGAACGTGACCCTGGATATTCCCGGTCTTTCCGAGCCCGCCAGTGGCCGATTGATCTCGTTGCCCGAGACCCGTGAGCAGACGCTCAATGTCTTGCACCTGCGTCAGGGTCGCCTGCTGGCCCCAGGCCGCCCCGACGAAGTGCTGGTCAACGAGGCCTTTGCCCTGGCCAATGAATTCAAACCCGGCAATACCTTTGCCGCCATCATCAACGGTCACAAACGCACCCTGACCATCGTCGGCGTCGTGCTGTCGCCGGAATATGTCTACGCCCTTGGACCCGGTGCGTTGATGCCCGACGACCAACGCTTCGGAATTATCTGGATGGAAGAGAAGGCGTTGGAGGCGGCGTTCGACCTTGGCGGTTCCTTCACCGAAGCCTCGATGACGCTTGAACGCGGCGTTGACGCATCGGAAGTGATCGCCGCCCTGGACAGGATGACGGAGAAGTTCGGCGGTATCCGCGCCTATGCCCAAAAGGACCAGATATCCAACTGGTTCGTCACCAACGAGATCAACCAGTTGCGGGCCATGGGCAATGTGGCGCCGCCGTTGTTCCTAGGTATCGCAGCGTTCCTGCTGCATATCGTGGCCTCGCGTCTGGTTGAGACCGAGCGCCAACAGATCGGTCTGCTCAAGGCCTTCGGCTATTCCGACGGCAATGTCGCCTGGCTCTACATCAAGTTGGTGCTGATCATCGTCATTTTCGGAATAGTGACCGGGCTCGCCTTTGGGACCTGGCTCGGGCGGGGAATGACGGAACTTTACACCGAATATTTCCGCTTTCCCTTCCTCTATTACATTATCGACGGGTCTATCTACATTACCGCCACGTTGATCAGCATTACCGTCGGTCTGGCCGGTGCGTTGACGTCGGTTTGGCGGGCCCAGCGTTTGATGCCCGCCGTCGCCATGACGCCGCCGCCGCCGACCTCGTACCAGACGTTCTGGGTCGAGCGCCTGCTGCGCCTGAAAACTTTAAGCGAGCCCAGCCGCATGATCCTGCGTCATTCTCTGCGCTGGCCACTGCGTTCGGGCCTCAGCGTGTTGGGGACGGCGCTCGCGGTGGCGATTTTGATCAGCACGATTTTCTTTCTCGATTCCATGGATCGACTGGTCAATGTCCAGTTTTTCCAGACCCAGCGTCAGGATGTGATGCTGCATTTCGCCGATGCCAAGAGCGCCTCGTCCCTGTCGGAAGTTGCCCGCTTGCCCGGTGTACTTATCTCTGAGCCGTTCCGCTCCGTGCCAACGCGTCTGGTCGCAGGCCACTGGACGAACTACGAGAACATTATCGGCCTTGCCTCCGACGCTTCCATGTTTCGCCCCCTCGGCGACGGCTTCAAGCCGATGAAGCTACCCGCCGAGGGATTGGTGCTATCGAAAAAGATGGCCGAGGTCCTGCACGTCGGTCTTGGGGATATTATCACCGTCGAGGTCAAGGAAGGGCGGCGTCCCGTCCTAAAAGTACCGGTTACGGCCCTGGTCGATGAATATATCGCGACACCCGTCTACATGGATCTGGCAGCGCTCAACCGACTCCTCGGCGAGGATCCGGTGATTACGGGGGCGACGCTGCGTATCGATAAAACCAGGGCGGCTGAGTTGTACCGTGAGCTCAAGGATATGCCGTCTGTCGCCGCCGTTTCCATTCGCGAGGTCTTGGTCGAAAGTTTCCGCAAGACGATCAATGACAACCTCGGGCTGATGATCGACTTCAACATCGCCTTCGCCAGTATCATAGCCTTTGGCGTAGTTTATAATTCGGCGCGTATTTCCTTGTCCGAGCGGTCGCGCGAACTGGCAAGCCTGCGGGTGCTCGGTTTTACCCGGGGCGAAGCAGCCTATATCCTGTTGGGCGAACTGGCGCTGCTCATCGTCGCCGCTTTGCCGCTTGGCAGCGGGATCGGCTATGGCCTGGCATCGCTTTGGGCGGAGTCGATGAACACCGAATTGTTCCGCATCCCCCTTGTCCTCAACCGCGATACTTTTGCCCTGGCCATCGTCGTCGTCCTTGTTGCCGCCGCCATTTCCGGACTGGTAGTGCGGCGTAAACTTGATACCATGGACTTGGTCGAGGCGCTAAAAACCAGAGAATAAGAGGGTTGGAATGACCGCACTGAACATAAAAAAAATTACCCCCGCCGTAATCGCCGGCGCCTTGTCGGTAGCGGTGCTGATGTGGGCGTTCTCCCCGGCCCCGGTGCCGGTTGATCTGGCCGTCGTCAAGCGCGCACCAATGGAAGTCGTCATTAACGGCGAAGGGCGAACACGGGTGCATGACATCTATACCGTCTCGGCCCCGGTGTCGGGACGCATCCGGCGCATAGAGGTCCATGTTGGTGATACGGTGATCGCCGGCAAGACCGTGTTAGCTTCCATCGAACCGGCGAGCCCACAATTTCTCGACGCCCGCGCTCTGGCCCAGGCGAAATCTACAGCCAAAGCCGCCGAAGCCGCCAAATCCCTGGCCCAGGCGGAATTGAACCGTGTCCGGGCTGAACTGACCTTCGCCCGGTCCAACCTGAAACGCTCGCGCGACCTGTTCGCCAAAGAGACCATTTCAGAGCTTGAGTTTGACCGCGCGGAACTGGAAGTCGCAACCCATGCAGCCGCCGTCGACAGCGCGCTGGCGACCCTCAAGGTCCGGCGTTTCGAGTGGGAAACCGCCAGGGCCGCCCTGATCAATCCGGCCAATGAAAGCGAACAGCAAACGACCTGCTGCGTCGATGTCAGCGCCCCGGTCAGCGGTAGGGTGTTGCGCGTGCTGCGCCAGAGCGAAGGAGTCGTTGAGCGTGCCAGTCCGCTGATTGAAGTCGGTGACCCCGAAAACCTTGAGGTCGTCGTCGATCTGCTTTCGTCGGAAGCCGTCAGGGTGAGCAAGGGGGTCTCGGTCCTCCTCAACGGTTGGGGCGGCGAGACCTCGCTTGAGGGCCGTGTGCGCAGGATCGAACCCTACGGTTTCACGAAAATTTCGGCCCTCGGAATCGAAGAGCAGCGCGTCAATATCATTATCGATTTCACCGGAAATTCGGAGCATACAATTGCCCTCGGCCACGGTTTCCGCGTCGAGGCCCATATTCGTGAATGGCGCGAAGAGGATGTCCTGCAGGTGCCCATTGGGGCGTTGTTCCGTGATGGCGACGACTGGGCCGTGTTCATCGATAACGAAGGGACGGCCAAATTAACCAAAATCACCATCGGACACAGAAACGGACGCACCGCCGAAGTGCTGGCTGGGCTCGACGAAGGAACGCGGGTTATCAGTCATCCCAGCGACCGGGTGACGGACAATATCGACATCGTCGCTCGCCATCTCGAATACGGTTTGCGCTAATATCAAAGCCCATTTTTTTGCTATAAGCCGACATTATTTTCGTCACCGAATGATGACTGCTTTTCTACGGAAAGCGGAAGTCAGATTGGGATTTTGCATGCTTCCGTTTCTGACCAAAAGCGGTCATTGTAAAATCGGCAGGGTGAAGAAGAACGTGCAACCAACACCCGCTTCAGAATGAAAATCAATGGTACCGCCATGCTCTTCAACAATCGCCTTGGTGATACTGAGACCCAACCCGGTTCCGCCTTTTTGGCGCGTGTCGGAGGAGTCAGCCTGGGAAAATTTTTCAAAGATGGTATCTCTGAATTCTTCGGGAATACCGGGGCCATTGTCCTTGACGGCGATACGAATGATGCCGTTATCGCGCACGGCTGCCAGTTCGACCCGGCCCCCGGGCGGGGAAAACTTTGCCGCATTGGACATCAGATTAGAGAGGACCTGCATCAGGCGATCTTTATCTGCATCCACAAGGAACTGGTTGGCTGTGCCTAAGTGAACGAAACTGATGCCGTGTTCATCGCCGAATCCCTTATTGGCTTCTATGGCTTCTTCGAGTAGCGACGAAATATCCGTCGGTTTCATTTGAAAAAGCATTTTTCCGGCCTCGATTTTTTCCATATCGAGGATGTCGTTGATTAACAGCACCAGCCGGTCGGAATTGTCGTAGGCGATGTTCAGCATGGAAAGAAACTCTGCGGGAAGTTCACCAACGGTGCCCGACTTAATCAGGCCAAGTGATCCCTTGATCGACGTCAGCGGGGTGCGCAGTTCATGGCTGACCGTCGAGATGAACTCATTTTTTAAACGTTCGGCAACCTTGTGCTTCGTTATATCAAAATTGATGGTTCCCAAACCAATCACCGTATCAGTCGATGAAGAAACAGGGAACCGAGTGCTAATAACTGAACGCGTTTTCCCATCAGGGTAAGAGAGTTCGACTTCCTGGGACAAAACGAAATTATTGTCGATGGCTTCTCGGTCCTTGGCCGAAAACTCAATCGCCTGTTCTTCTGGATAAATATCGTAGACCGTCTTTCCAATGATATCGTCGTTGCTCACACAAACCCAGTCTTTGAAACATTTGTTGACGAATTGAAAACGTCCTTCTGTGTCCTTCAGGCTAATGAAAACAGGCAGGTTGTCTGCCAGCACTTCCAAAGATTCTCGGTTTTTTTCCAGTGACGTATTGGTTTCTTGAAGCTCAAGCGTGCGTTGGTTTACAAGATCGGACAAGGCTTGAACCCCCGGAATCCATTTGAATAATCCGATCGCGAGAAACACGAAACCGCCCAGAAAACCGACAA harbors:
- a CDS encoding ABC transporter permease codes for the protein MNDFSDSFSAALILVARGDADLLEIVGLSLGVSITAVALATLIGMPLGAATALYKFPGRKTLSVILNALMGLPPVVVGLIVYLLLSRVGPFGVFGLLFTPSAMIIAQTILIVPIIAALSRQIVEDLWSEYREQLLSLGASPLRCMLTLIWDGRFSLLTAVLAGFGRASAEVGAVMIVGGNIDHVTRVMTTAIALEVSKGNLALALGLGIILITLSLAINAAAFMLKETSVRGRA
- a CDS encoding FtsX-like permease family protein — its product is MTPINRKILRDLWRIKGQALAIALVIGSGVATYIMSLGTLYSLEETRDAYYERYRFAQVFAPLKRAPQRLKADIADIAGVKTVETRIVKNVTLDIPGLSEPASGRLISLPETREQTLNVLHLRQGRLLAPGRPDEVLVNEAFALANEFKPGNTFAAIINGHKRTLTIVGVVLSPEYVYALGPGALMPDDQRFGIIWMEEKALEAAFDLGGSFTEASMTLERGVDASEVIAALDRMTEKFGGIRAYAQKDQISNWFVTNEINQLRAMGNVAPPLFLGIAAFLLHIVASRLVETERQQIGLLKAFGYSDGNVAWLYIKLVLIIVIFGIVTGLAFGTWLGRGMTELYTEYFRFPFLYYIIDGSIYITATLISITVGLAGALTSVWRAQRLMPAVAMTPPPPTSYQTFWVERLLRLKTLSEPSRMILRHSLRWPLRSGLSVLGTALAVAILISTIFFLDSMDRLVNVQFFQTQRQDVMLHFADAKSASSLSEVARLPGVLISEPFRSVPTRLVAGHWTNYENIIGLASDASMFRPLGDGFKPMKLPAEGLVLSKKMAEVLHVGLGDIITVEVKEGRRPVLKVPVTALVDEYIATPVYMDLAALNRLLGEDPVITGATLRIDKTRAAELYRELKDMPSVAAVSIREVLVESFRKTINDNLGLMIDFNIAFASIIAFGVVYNSARISLSERSRELASLRVLGFTRGEAAYILLGELALLIVAALPLGSGIGYGLASLWAESMNTELFRIPLVLNRDTFALAIVVVLVAAAISGLVVRRKLDTMDLVEALKTRE
- a CDS encoding ABC transporter ATP-binding protein, which produces MPKSDSQGTDRQRRATLSAFNLTKEYHTGEVVIHALQGVDLELHESELVVLLGPSGSGKSTLLNILGGLDSPTSGQVFFHNNELSTLGSQGLTTYRRDHVGFVFQFYNLIPSLTARENVTIVTGIAPNPLPAEEALGMVGLEQRMDHFPAQLSGGEQQRVAIARAIAKRPDILFCDEPTGALDSKTGLLVLEAIERTNRTLGTTTALITHNAVIADMADRVMTFGDGRIIDVRKNTNRRPVKELSW
- a CDS encoding solute-binding protein; this translates as MIRILLLALTLFIPQASAAEENFITLASTTSTRDSGLFETILPLFSKSSGITVRVVAVGTGQAIKLAQNGDADVLLVHHRKSEEAFVEEGFGVKRYDVMYNDFVIVGPTRDPAATSQTQDVVSALSKIAAAKIPFLSRGDDSGTNKKERALWKAANIDTGKASGSWYRETGSGMGATLNTAAAMNGYTMTDRGTWLAFRNRGDLKILVEGDKRLLNPYAVMLVNPERHPHVKAAAGQTFIDWLVSPAGQAAIADFKINGEPLFKANAQ
- a CDS encoding ATP-binding cassette domain-containing protein is translated as MNTETILPLSLDHLSFQIDGKKLIDNLSHRFNAGPRTIILGPNGAGKSLLLRLCHGLLEPTAGSVDWHGDPARKQAMVFQRPVMLRRTVAANVDYALSLKGIDRRTCAERTSKVLERTGLAHLAHTPARVLSFGEQQKLALARAWALKPHVLFLDEPTASLDPAATHAIEDVIDAIHNSGTRIIMTTHDLAQAKRLADDVLFIHRGELLESATADSFFSRPVSPQARAFLEGQLLWQDAPET
- a CDS encoding HlyD family efflux transporter periplasmic adaptor subunit, producing the protein MTALNIKKITPAVIAGALSVAVLMWAFSPAPVPVDLAVVKRAPMEVVINGEGRTRVHDIYTVSAPVSGRIRRIEVHVGDTVIAGKTVLASIEPASPQFLDARALAQAKSTAKAAEAAKSLAQAELNRVRAELTFARSNLKRSRDLFAKETISELEFDRAELEVATHAAAVDSALATLKVRRFEWETARAALINPANESEQQTTCCVDVSAPVSGRVLRVLRQSEGVVERASPLIEVGDPENLEVVVDLLSSEAVRVSKGVSVLLNGWGGETSLEGRVRRIEPYGFTKISALGIEEQRVNIIIDFTGNSEHTIALGHGFRVEAHIREWREEDVLQVPIGALFRDGDDWAVFIDNEGTAKLTKITIGHRNGRTAEVLAGLDEGTRVISHPSDRVTDNIDIVARHLEYGLR
- a CDS encoding PAS domain-containing sensor histidine kinase, encoding MFGSILDISDNFENLNSFIIIGDTETEAFLEKFVGFLGGFVFLAIGLFKWIPGVQALSDLVNQRTLELQETNTSLEKNRESLEVLADNLPVFISLKDTEGRFQFVNKCFKDWVCVSNDDIIGKTVYDIYPEEQAIEFSAKDREAIDNNFVLSQEVELSYPDGKTRSVISTRFPVSSSTDTVIGLGTINFDITKHKVAERLKNEFISTVSHELRTPLTSIKGSLGLIKSGTVGELPAEFLSMLNIAYDNSDRLVLLINDILDMEKIEAGKMLFQMKPTDISSLLEEAIEANKGFGDEHGISFVHLGTANQFLVDADKDRLMQVLSNLMSNAAKFSPPGGRVELAAVRDNGIIRIAVKDNGPGIPEEFRDTIFEKFSQADSSDTRQKGGTGLGLSITKAIVEEHGGTIDFHSEAGVGCTFFFTLPILQ